The Arachis ipaensis cultivar K30076 chromosome B07, Araip1.1, whole genome shotgun sequence genomic interval GGAGTATGGTGGTGTCCCTTTGTAGCGAAGCGTCGCCGTCGCCGTCAAGTTGTCGAAGCCAATTGGTGCATCCATGAATGGTGTTATTGCAATTAAGTACTTTCCAACAGGTTGGTTTGCGGTTAAAAGGACATTGGTGGTTTGGCCTGGACTCAAGAATATAGTGTCAATCTCAAAGGGCTTAACATAGGACGCATCTGCTTCAACCACTGTTAATTTATGGCCAGCAATTTTGAAGAACAGTTCATCGTTCAAAGCTGCATTCACTATGCGGAGTAGATAGGTCTTGCCACTTTCAACATGCAGAGTATATCCTGCAAATTAAAGGTTGGTAATAATATTTTACTGATGATTATTCAATTTTCAAATGTTATTATAACTTTGGAGCAATAATGTTAGAAGTCCATAACATACACTTGGATGATTATATAAAAAATTCCCAACCATGTTACATGTATAGCTCTACATCAAAATCggttatcagtataaaatattaaattacacattaaaaataaattaaattacacatatatttatacgtAAATATATAATACCTGATTTTTAATATACacgtattattttttaaaaaaaattatattgatgATTCATAAAAAATTTGTAAATTAAATCCTAATTCATATATACCCTGGAAAATGCAACCGGCAACTGGTCCTGGATGGCCATTGATGGTGTGTGCATCTGATATGTTTGGTGGTCCACCGGATTTTGTGGCCTCATCAACCACTGCTTCGACATCCgatttccaccattcacctacaCTCCACAAAAGAGTATATAGTATAAAAAGTATCGATAAGATAATTCAATACAAAGTAGCATAATACACAAGTTTTGGAGTCAAATGAAAAACATTAAAAGTTACCTAAAACAATTATCTTTTCATCGTCAGGTTTAGGAAATGGATAGGGAATGCCCCTTTTAGGCAAAATGACAATAGCACCATGCACTGTAGCCCTTAGCCAAGTGATATGTGCATGCCACCAAAGTGTTCCTCTTTGATCTGTGATGGTAAAGTTGTAAATATAGCTCTGCCCTGGCTGAATTGGACATTGTGTTACATATGCTGGTCCATCATACCAACCACTTCGAAACTGTTTGATTCCATGCCTATATGGTAAGTCCAAAAATAAATCATCTAGTCAAATTTTCTctgtttttcttattattttattttcatcatATCACTATACAAGTTTTCTGAGTTCCTTGCAATTTGTGTAGTAATCTCTCACCAGTGGAGTGTAACATTGTAGGGAACATGATTTGTGACCCTTACAATGACAGTGTCATCCTCCCTTGCATGGATAGTTGGCCCCGGGAATTGTCCATTGACTGTCACAAATGATTTTGTTGAGCAAAGCTTTGTTGTGTTCTTCAACACCACCTGGCATCACCAACATAAATTCTTTGCCTTAAAGACATCAAGATTCCTAGTCACAAATGTGTCTCCATTTATCTTTACCTTTTCAACGGAGAATCTTAGTAATATACATGCCTATCTTAGTGATATACATGCCTACCCTATATTACGTATACACTAAAAATCAATCAGCAAATCAGTCActcgtataaaatatatattagaatataaaatatatattgaaaatgagttaaataacacatgtatttatatgtatttatacataaacaCATAGTGATTGATTTTAGttactaattttagtgtacaaataatatttttacataACATCAGGTGGGAGATTATCGTCAAATTTTAGTTAAATACATATACAAATACATCATtgatttagtgactaattttttatgtatatataatacTTTTTAGGAATAATTTATGATATTATGTCAACATAATAATATGATTTTAATTTGTATACACTTTGGGTGCTCAATTAGGTGCTGTCATACAAGGAAAATCAAAATCAGTTAACTTTAATAATTATTatctcaaaaaatatttttatttacatGGTAATGGTAATACATGATCAGATATTTAATGTAACAAAATTATATGACACTATATATAAACTTCAATAATGTTTAAATACCTTTGATATTTGAAGTTAATTTTTATCTCAAGTCACTTATCATGAGGCAACAAATTAAAATTGAGCATGGAAAATGTGTTCATACTAATTGGGTGCAAATTAAACAAGTAGGGAAAACTTTAGTATTTATTATTATCTTAAAAAGATATCACTTTTAGTTAAGTAGATGTCAATAAAAAAATACTATCGATGTAAGTGTATAGATACTAAACTTCAAAAGCCATGCATTTGAAGTTAATTTTTCTTCTCATGCATGCCATTTGTTATGAGGCTACAAGGCATGGGAAAACAAACTTACACTGAACTTGTAATGACGAACCAATGAGTGAACAAACGATGGAAAAAAAAGAGCCGCCATAAACATTATTGCTAGAAGGCGTGGCTCCattttcttcatcatcattacCACCATTCACCAATTAACTTTTCTATGTGCTCAAATTCTTCTAATGACACTTATATTATAGTCTCTCATTtatgaattaattaaaaatatgacCAGGTACCTTAGCATATATATAATAGAACAATGTTTTTTGATGCCATGTCATTTTACAAAAAGTAGGTGAGACTATAAATAATGCCGGCCACatgtattataattttattaaccAAGCTTTCTTGCATACTACACAATGGAGCCCTCCCCATGATGTGTATGCATTTGTGCAATTTTCAGCTGACATAAAGCTTCTTATGAATTgaaaaatacttcccagctgaaaatatatatactttttttattttttattatttttctcattAGTTAGTGCcatttgcatgtttttttttttttccccttacCTCCAAATCACCTCTTTTTTGTATGTATTATTGGAAACTTATTAAGCTCTTCCAGAAGATTTACATATATATTGTTAATTATTACAGTGCTGGATTAAAGCTGTTTTGACAATGATCATTTCAAATTTAGTGAGAGGCCAGCAAATAAATGTCAATAGCAATGGAATTTTGTTGTTGAGATATGGTTTTCAGTTCATGCACTACTTCATGACCTTTTGTGGATAGCTTGTTCCTTTTAACTGCATATACAGCAACATATCAAATTTTCTCATTGCCCATTTGTAGTGCACTCAAAATTCTttgatttctattttttgttGGCTATTATTCCTTTTCACCACCATAATGACACAAATAATAATCCTTCAGGAATCAGGAANNNNNNNNNNNNNNNNNNNNNNNNNNNNNNNNNNNNNNNNNNNNNNNNNNNNNNNNNNNNNNNNNNNNNNNNNNNNNNNNNNNNNNNNNNNNNNNNNNNNNNNNNNNNNNNNNNNNNNNNNNNNNNNNNNNNNNNNNNNNNCTTATAATTTTTGTTTTACTTAAAAACAACCTACCTTACAACACATATAGATGAAAATGAAAAACTTTGGATTGAAAGTAAAATATAATAGACATATATCCCAACATATTATCCATTTGTTCATGGTATCTTTTTAtgtaattaagtaaaataaattcaaaaatattaggTGTCCAAGTCTTTTGAGTaaccaaattatttaaaaataaaaatctattgctgcttcttttttttcttacatTCATTCTTCCTTCTTCAACGTACCGTCCGTCGTCATCTTCATTGTCATTACTgctgtcttcttcttcttgatattgttattatttaattttttttttcttcatcatcctctcttattatcattatcaCCATCCTCATcgttttcatcatcttcttctcttataaatgtttaaaaaattataacacataaattttgatGTGCAATACATAAATTTCAATGCACAACACACAAATTTTAGTATACAGCAGAAAAATTTGTTAAGGATCACATACCCAAAACATTGACCTCGAACCTTTATAGTGAACAACACAAAAATCTTGTTGCATAGCATAGAATTTTTTATGTGCAGcataaaaatttttgaaggaTTCCATATTCAGAACATTGACTCATTCAGCTAACAAAATATATTTGCAGTAAAAATTTGTGCTATGTACAAAGATTTGTGTGCTATGTGTAAAAATATGTGTACTATGAGTAAAAATATGTATGCTGTATCGATGAGTTTGTGTTATGTGCAAAATTTTGTGTGTTATGTTTCGAAAATTTGTGtgctatatcaataaatttttgtgCTCTCCAATAAAAATTAGTGTGCTACAGAAAGccggagaaaaaaaaaaagaaataataacaTATGtacgtatttttttttttgctggatTTTGCACCAATTTAATTAAACTTGGTTACCAAAAAATTTGTACGGTAATATCACTCAAATAAATTATACAACTAACTAAATAAGAAATTCCAGAGAAGACCGAATACAAAATACATGGATATATTTACAAAAAAAGATTATTTTATTTCGGAGGTGGCATCCACAAGACCACAACCCCTTTAAATGATATAAGAGGAGCCGCCTCTAAATGATACATGAAAACTAGGTTTACTTTAACTCTACTACCCAAACTTGGACTCAATAATGCcattgatgtttttttttttttattccttttattttaaagaaCTAGTGTTGACCTAATTTGCAATCAAGGTAAGGGTTAATCGACATGAAATTAGACAATTATGCATAAACAACATTATGCGTAGCAAActaataaaaggaaaaagaattttGCACGTACACTCATAAAAGATAGACACTAAACACCTAAGAGAGAAGAGCGAAGAAGCAAGATATAAAATATAAGTGTGGCCCATATGTGTTCATCAGTAGTAGGATTTTGTTGGTTGTGGAAAATTGGAGTTTTAAATAATATTCCTCATAACAAAATTCTATacctaaatatttaaaattaaggaTCCAATGTCTCATATATAAACATATAGCACATTATGATAATAGTGTTATCCTTATATCACACATAAGACATTAACttagtaaaataataattatataatgtTTACTCCAAGTttcaaaatattataaattaaacacCAATTATTTGAAGGATAATCACAGAGAATCCCACCAAAATATACATTTGGCCAA includes:
- the LOC107608855 gene encoding laccase-4; amino-acid sequence: MVVMMMKKMEPRLLAIMFMAALFFPSFVHSLVRHYKFSVVLKNTTKLCSTKSFVTVNGQFPGPTIHAREDDTVIVRVTNHVPYNVTLHWHGIKQFRSGWYDGPAYVTQCPIQPGQSYIYNFTITDQRGTLWWHAHITWLRATVHGAIVILPKRGIPYPFPKPDDEKIIVLGEWWKSDVEAVVDEATKSGGPPNISDAHTINGHPGPVAGCIFQGYTLHVESGKTYLLRIVNAALNDELFFKIAGHKLTVVEADASYVKPFEIDTIFLSPGQTTNVLLTANQPVGKYLIAITPFMDAPIGFDNLTATATLRYKGTPPYSKTMLSTIPAVNATEVTFRFIDSLRSINTNTYPARVPLTIDHDLFFAITVGVNPCDTCLQGIRIASAINNITFVMPTTSLLEANYYNIPGVFTEDFPPRPPMVFDYTGVQPTNLQSNNGTKLYRVKFNSSVQLVLQGTAMIAPENHPFHLHGYNFFVVGQGLGNFDPEKDPLTFNLVDPVERNTIGVPNAGWAAIRFRADNPGVWFLHCHLEVHTTWGLKMAFVVDNGEGPNESLLPPPPDLPKC